A single Methanospirillum lacunae DNA region contains:
- a CDS encoding methionine adenosyltransferase translates to MKRNIAIDILNQTPLEQQQIELVERKCLGHPDSIADGIAESISQALCRNYIDQVGGVLHHNTDQGEVVAGESLPAFGGGKILKPIFILLDGRATKEFNGEKIPAEPIALKAAKDYLRTILPELDFDRDVTMDVRLGTGSTDLRDVFKPEEGTIPRANDTSFGVSFAPFSEIETCVREISSYIDNTLRPKYPAYGQDIKIMGLRQGDAIKLTLCCAMVDRYISSLSEYVDYRSRLQEEATRIAKQCTKRSVEVSINAADCDKECSLFLTVTGTSAEMGDDGSVGRGNRANGLITPHRPMSMEATSGKNPINHIGKIYNLLSSDLAHECVKKVDGLSEIQVRLLSQIGMPIDQPLIASVQIISESGVTLKDIEKDVYEIIDYGLENITSITERVIKGELKTF, encoded by the coding sequence ATGAAACGAAACATCGCCATAGACATATTAAATCAGACCCCTCTTGAACAACAACAGATCGAACTGGTAGAACGGAAATGCCTTGGCCATCCGGATAGTATTGCAGACGGGATTGCTGAATCGATAAGTCAGGCTCTCTGCAGGAACTATATCGATCAGGTAGGTGGTGTTCTCCACCACAATACTGACCAGGGAGAAGTCGTTGCCGGCGAATCACTCCCTGCTTTTGGTGGCGGTAAAATATTAAAACCGATCTTCATCCTTCTGGACGGTCGTGCAACAAAAGAGTTCAATGGTGAGAAGATTCCTGCAGAACCCATTGCACTTAAGGCAGCAAAGGATTACCTGCGCACAATTCTTCCAGAACTTGATTTTGACCGGGATGTGACTATGGATGTCCGTCTGGGAACCGGGTCTACCGATCTTCGTGATGTGTTCAAACCCGAAGAAGGGACTATTCCAAGAGCAAATGATACCTCATTTGGAGTCTCTTTTGCGCCATTTTCAGAGATCGAAACCTGTGTACGTGAGATCTCTTCATATATTGACAACACCCTTAGGCCAAAGTACCCGGCATATGGTCAGGATATTAAAATCATGGGCCTACGTCAGGGTGATGCAATAAAACTCACTCTCTGTTGTGCAATGGTGGACCGATATATCTCTTCACTTTCAGAATATGTCGACTACCGGTCAAGACTCCAGGAAGAAGCCACAAGAATTGCTAAACAGTGTACAAAAAGGTCTGTTGAGGTCTCGATAAATGCCGCAGACTGTGACAAGGAATGTAGTTTATTCCTGACAGTAACCGGGACATCTGCAGAGATGGGTGATGACGGATCTGTAGGTCGTGGAAACAGAGCCAACGGACTTATTACCCCACACCGACCGATGAGCATGGAAGCAACATCTGGAAAGAATCCAATCAACCATATCGGAAAGATTTATAATCTTCTCTCAAGTGATCTCGCTCACGAATGTGTAAAAAAGGTCGATGGTTTATCAGAAATTCAGGTCAGGCTTCTCTCCCAGATTGGAATGCCAATTGACCAGCCTCTTATCGCAAGTGTGCAGATCATCTCGGAGTCAGGGGTTACCCTTAAAGACATTGAGAAGGACGTGTACGAGATCATCGACTATGGTCTTGAAAACATCACCTCAATCACTGAACGTGTGATCAAGGGCGAATTAAAGACATTCTAA
- a CDS encoding ATP-binding protein has protein sequence MNTIDDLYQKGPVIALLRNPADLWRITSTSENAEKYGIPSHGEFDLITVIQEEDKDLITRKLGAAVMQKRDEVTMRYRIHHPAGVQWIEDQCCLTYNPNGSVESAGSLLWTSTLPLEWRLLGKGANAWNMVSSKIRHDMLNQLTAILGYLELSQDLITDPMLEDFFGKEQNAAERIREKLIFTREYQKIGQLEFEWTKLTHLLTEAIGEAGCSRLPVQNTIQQNLKIFIDKTFKQALIKILENIPNHATNATEIQLSFLKTETGGIIIIEDDGIGIPTEQKKRIFELGFGSGDGFGLFLAEQELGVFGIGISETGIPGKCSRFELAVPAEILKF, from the coding sequence ATGAATACTATTGATGACCTATATCAAAAAGGGCCGGTCATAGCTTTACTCCGTAATCCTGCAGATCTCTGGAGAATTACCTCAACTTCAGAAAATGCTGAAAAATATGGAATTCCTTCACATGGTGAATTTGATCTCATCACAGTAATCCAGGAAGAAGATAAGGATCTCATCACACGGAAACTGGGTGCTGCAGTAATGCAGAAGCGAGATGAAGTGACTATGCGGTACCGAATCCATCATCCAGCAGGAGTGCAGTGGATAGAAGATCAATGCTGTCTGACATATAATCCGAATGGTTCAGTAGAGTCAGCGGGAAGCCTGCTGTGGACATCTACACTTCCTCTTGAGTGGAGACTTTTAGGAAAGGGAGCAAATGCCTGGAATATGGTAAGTTCCAAGATCCGTCATGACATGCTCAACCAGTTGACTGCGATTCTCGGATACCTTGAGTTATCACAGGATCTTATAACAGATCCAATGTTAGAGGATTTTTTTGGAAAAGAACAGAACGCAGCAGAAAGGATAAGAGAAAAACTCATTTTCACCAGAGAATATCAGAAAATTGGGCAGTTGGAATTCGAATGGACTAAACTAACCCATCTCTTAACTGAAGCCATAGGTGAAGCCGGGTGTAGCAGACTCCCGGTTCAGAATACGATTCAACAAAACCTAAAAATCTTCATTGACAAGACATTCAAACAGGCCTTGATAAAAATCCTTGAAAATATACCAAACCATGCAACAAATGCAACAGAAATTCAACTCTCTTTTTTAAAAACCGAAACTGGTGGCATAATAATCATTGAAGATGATGGAATTGGAATTCCTACAGAACAGAAGAAGAGAATTTTTGAACTTGGATTTGGCTCTGGAGATGGTTTCGGCTTGTTTCTTGCAGAACAAGAACTCGGAGTATTTGGAATAGGAATATCTGAAACAGGTATTCCGGGAAAGTGTTCACGATTTGAACTTGCAGTTCCTGCAGAAATACTCAAATTTTAA
- a CDS encoding ferredoxin-thioredoxin reductase catalytic domain-containing protein, whose product MTGSEIIPDVERRYQELNRDAERGGYHLNPDLSMTKGLIEGLLINKERYGYEACPCRLAFGTIEDDRDVICPCDYRDPDLSEFGACYCGLYLTGEKIADGTGAPAIPERRPSRSERKAKQMPGSGQEKTLPYPVWRCKVCGYLAARDAPPEVCPICKAKKDRFEIFIS is encoded by the coding sequence ATGACAGGGTCTGAGATCATTCCCGATGTTGAGCGCAGATATCAGGAACTAAACAGGGATGCTGAACGAGGGGGTTATCACCTGAACCCTGATCTTTCCATGACCAAAGGTCTCATTGAGGGTCTACTAATCAATAAAGAAAGATATGGATATGAAGCATGCCCTTGCCGCCTTGCATTCGGAACTATTGAAGATGACAGGGACGTTATATGCCCTTGTGATTATCGTGATCCTGATCTCTCAGAGTTTGGTGCCTGTTATTGTGGATTGTATCTGACCGGTGAGAAAATTGCAGATGGAACCGGTGCTCCTGCAATACCTGAACGCAGGCCATCCCGGAGTGAACGAAAGGCAAAACAGATGCCAGGATCAGGACAAGAAAAAACTCTTCCATACCCGGTATGGCGGTGCAAAGTGTGTGGGTATCTCGCTGCCAGAGATGCCCCACCCGAAGTATGTCCTATATGCAAAGCTAAGAAAGATCGTTTTGAAATATTCATCTCTTAG
- a CDS encoding glutaredoxin family protein, with product MVITPIHIEGKDKGKVMLYALSTCGHCRRTRELLNELGVSYDYLYVDQLSREEMDTVLREVEKFNPRGSFPTIVINGSHTIIGAREDEIREALA from the coding sequence ATGGTCATCACACCTATACACATTGAAGGAAAAGACAAAGGAAAGGTCATGCTGTATGCTCTTAGCACCTGTGGTCATTGTAGAAGAACACGGGAACTTCTCAATGAATTAGGAGTTTCATACGATTATCTTTATGTAGATCAACTGTCCCGTGAAGAAATGGATACCGTCTTAAGAGAGGTAGAAAAATTCAATCCACGTGGATCTTTTCCAACGATTGTTATTAATGGTTCACACACAATTATCGGAGCCAGAGAAGATGAAATTAGGGAGGCACTCGCCTGA
- a CDS encoding 3'-5' exonuclease translates to MNKNLIRTRDQKTDKKPSLLIFFDTETTGLPSRDRKVRSNPLTWPRLVELGWILMTVDGTILEELSFLVRPDGFEIPSAAINIHGISNSDAEMMGLPVSDVINRFYASARRADLLVAHNLSYDIRIILTELIRMNKRDLFSTIEGICTMKSSARFCGIPGRYGKGFKWPSLAGLYHKLYDKEPESAHRALDDARTCADCFFELKKRGVKMQTEDLTGVFFSNKL, encoded by the coding sequence ATGAATAAAAATTTGATCAGAACCAGGGACCAGAAAACAGATAAAAAACCTTCATTATTAATCTTCTTCGATACTGAAACAACCGGTCTTCCCTCACGTGACCGGAAAGTGAGATCAAACCCGCTTACATGGCCCAGGTTGGTGGAACTGGGTTGGATACTTATGACTGTTGATGGGACTATCCTTGAGGAATTGAGTTTTTTGGTACGGCCTGACGGGTTTGAGATTCCATCAGCTGCCATCAATATTCACGGTATTTCAAATAGTGATGCAGAAATGATGGGATTGCCTGTATCAGATGTTATCAATCGGTTTTATGCATCCGCGCGAAGGGCAGATCTACTTGTCGCTCATAACCTCTCATACGATATTAGAATTATTCTAACTGAACTTATCAGGATGAATAAACGTGACCTCTTCTCTACAATTGAAGGAATCTGTACAATGAAGTCTTCTGCCCGGTTTTGTGGTATCCCTGGAAGGTACGGAAAGGGATTTAAATGGCCTTCGTTAGCAGGTTTATATCATAAATTGTATGACAAGGAACCAGAATCAGCTCACCGTGCTCTTGATGATGCAAGAACTTGTGCAGATTGTTTTTTTGAATTAAAGAAAAGAGGGGTGAAGATGCAGACTGAAGATCTCACAGGCGTGTTTTTCTCAAATAAACTTTGA
- a CDS encoding methanogenesis marker 14 protein — MNPGILGRLFHSSPKPHIVESPPPPRIVRGPGMECREFDEKPYFIVASVEMGNTTTKCILTGVSLETGMSYVINKTVSMSRDVRPPKHGEEVFGKTLDGTELTRESVTELVRDTLIKCHKDAKLDIKKDLDFVVRSTGVVAAMDSPDQVGDFIIALANGCLEAGVPPKKMTPPMSKANQSAKLQPFSFADRVNFSGAVAGVVPPQGTTGVEMVANEMEGELAMAGIKEGAKWTPVDFRNPCISIDFGTTLDGRVTSDVDPTSTNPFSRTIGNFCGLAGAIPDSIVRGTGLVKERTGTALDIFGDKTSLTGAFSLRKESDVVKEYVKRCNDLISVEVVPENRTRYGMVPVYAKVAKESGVALIGVDAGMNGGALPDLGRIGKEIITNHSVPVLHEVIDRVCSDMALRMIDVSKSMGLIFPNTSIGFTGRAAISGKKPDYILEGIIDRKLFSDPVNHVVFVDDGLARGAALMGRCMNSLGKPNNPIGGIREGKCIMSRRIAIGR; from the coding sequence ATGAATCCCGGTATCCTGGGCAGACTGTTTCATTCTTCTCCAAAACCACATATCGTAGAAAGCCCGCCACCACCGCGTATTGTTCGTGGGCCAGGCATGGAATGCCGGGAATTTGATGAAAAGCCCTATTTTATCGTGGCTTCTGTTGAGATGGGTAATACCACTACCAAGTGTATTCTGACAGGTGTAAGCCTTGAAACCGGCATGAGTTATGTCATAAACAAAACCGTCAGTATGAGCCGTGATGTCAGACCGCCAAAACACGGTGAAGAGGTTTTTGGGAAAACTCTTGATGGAACGGAACTGACCCGGGAATCTGTCACTGAATTGGTTCGCGATACACTAATTAAGTGCCATAAGGATGCAAAACTCGATATCAAAAAAGATCTTGACTTCGTGGTAAGGAGTACCGGTGTTGTAGCAGCGATGGATTCTCCTGATCAGGTCGGAGACTTTATTATCGCGCTTGCAAATGGGTGCCTTGAAGCCGGAGTCCCTCCAAAGAAGATGACCCCCCCCATGTCTAAAGCGAACCAGTCAGCAAAACTTCAACCATTCTCTTTTGCAGATCGTGTAAACTTTTCAGGTGCGGTAGCTGGAGTGGTTCCACCTCAGGGAACAACCGGCGTTGAAATGGTGGCAAATGAGATGGAAGGAGAACTTGCAATGGCAGGTATTAAAGAAGGGGCTAAATGGACTCCTGTTGACTTTCGAAATCCCTGCATTTCTATCGACTTTGGAACAACTCTTGATGGACGGGTCACAAGTGATGTAGATCCAACAAGCACGAATCCCTTCTCCCGAACGATAGGTAACTTCTGTGGTCTTGCAGGAGCAATTCCAGATTCCATTGTAAGAGGAACAGGTCTTGTTAAAGAGCGGACTGGTACAGCATTGGATATCTTTGGAGACAAGACCAGCCTGACTGGCGCATTCTCGCTCCGTAAGGAATCAGATGTTGTAAAAGAATATGTGAAAAGATGCAATGACCTGATTTCTGTTGAGGTCGTTCCTGAAAACCGGACCCGCTACGGGATGGTGCCTGTCTATGCAAAAGTTGCAAAGGAATCAGGTGTAGCGCTCATTGGAGTTGACGCAGGAATGAATGGGGGCGCTCTTCCTGATCTCGGTCGCATCGGGAAGGAGATTATCACTAATCATAGTGTCCCGGTTTTACACGAGGTAATTGACAGGGTTTGTTCAGATATGGCTCTTCGAATGATCGACGTATCTAAGTCAATGGGACTAATCTTTCCAAATACCTCAATTGGTTTTACTGGCAGGGCAGCAATATCAGGGAAGAAACCGGATTATATCCTTGAGGGCATCATCGATAGAAAACTATTCTCAGATCCGGTAAATCATGTTGTATTTGTCGACGATGGATTAGCTCGTGGAGCTGCCTTAATGGGTAGATGCATGAATTCCCTTGGAAAACCAAATAACCCAATTGGTGGAATTAGAGAGGGCAAATGCATTATGTCCCGGCGAATTGCAATTGGTAGGTAA
- a CDS encoding type 1 glutamine amidotransferase has product MIQIFSLEHAPHEDPVYITQWLHEKQINLQPVRLYEGDHFPDVAEVGILLIMGGFMNIYEEKEFPWLVEEKKFIRKVIDAGKPVLGICLGGQLIADILGEKVTKALHPEYGWHTINRVTPLLESSYVYPERLFALFPEKVQAFEWHQDTFAIPEGAVRIYASKLCENQAYLYHDRVIGLQFHPEMDELTIREFLHYSSSEIKEKGLEDVKLDILERISLTSSGNLFVAGLMEYLLELA; this is encoded by the coding sequence ATGATTCAGATTTTTTCTCTAGAGCATGCTCCACACGAAGATCCAGTTTATATTACTCAATGGCTGCATGAAAAACAGATCAATCTTCAACCTGTGCGGTTGTATGAGGGTGATCATTTTCCCGATGTCGCAGAAGTGGGTATTCTGCTTATCATGGGTGGCTTTATGAACATCTATGAGGAAAAGGAGTTTCCCTGGCTAGTCGAAGAAAAGAAATTTATTCGGAAGGTAATAGATGCAGGAAAGCCAGTGCTTGGTATATGTCTTGGTGGCCAGCTTATTGCCGATATACTAGGCGAAAAAGTGACTAAAGCACTTCATCCTGAATATGGCTGGCACACAATCAACCGGGTAACTCCTCTGTTAGAATCGTCCTATGTTTATCCAGAAAGACTATTCGCTCTCTTTCCTGAAAAGGTTCAAGCATTTGAATGGCATCAGGATACATTTGCTATACCTGAAGGCGCAGTCCGTATATATGCATCAAAACTCTGTGAAAATCAGGCATACTTATATCATGATCGAGTGATAGGGCTTCAGTTTCATCCTGAAATGGATGAACTCACAATCCGTGAATTTCTTCATTACTCCTCGTCTGAAATCAAAGAGAAGGGACTTGAAGATGTTAAGTTAGATATACTTGAAAGAATTTCTCTTACTTCTTCAGGAAACCTGTTTGTTGCAGGTCTTATGGAATATCTTCTTGAATTAGCATAA
- a CDS encoding HAMP domain-containing sensor histidine kinase, with protein MLRPIRSYSLSNVLMIIFSLIFICIIGMLSLIQYNSVASDLQGQFSDEISKTDLILNHSVSVLFEALNLYDSRYDYEMEMVLSRLSDNYVKSGNDIEQINLTGFKEEISPIFPGDVDLYVINSDNIIEKTTYDPDIYLNFNEYPEFSKSLNNIRNNSRFVADQWVDSINTPGYYRKYAYFPTPDHRYILEIGVHSDEFWQARRDVFSYEKLGSSILEINPDLLSISFFNKKLDPISELPSQDHPSINSSLTHYITIEDLNSTLISVFTHKEGQIHDTGSYLIDFQYFTIRRNITPSSSEMSVASVLVYSRDNLNRSLSTYLIIHMSITLFAVILAILFAIYISGHISRPLEQVIEDIEQIARGDYHHGIRKTGGTDIDRLGHSVELMVQKILFDIEMIQRGHEEIAAELVRRKEAEEALIIVNNKLNNLSSITRHDILNQVTCIRGYAFLAENSTDTEESVIHARHIQRISCLIEEMIAFSRDYQTIGISGSSWQNLGHVIHRAISVPFSDRISLDVSGTNILILADPLLQKVFYNLADNSLTHGGPGGERVHISFEKTETCGIIIYEDQGMGISDSDKELIFERGYGTGTGLGLFLIREILAITGMTIKENGLRGSGVRFEIHVPPTQWKEDSNN; from the coding sequence ATGCTCCGCCCCATCCGTTCATATTCTTTGAGCAATGTGCTGATGATTATCTTCTCTCTGATCTTTATCTGCATTATTGGCATGCTGTCTCTTATTCAGTATAATTCGGTGGCATCAGACCTCCAGGGGCAGTTTTCTGATGAGATCTCAAAGACAGACCTCATACTCAATCATTCAGTGTCAGTTCTTTTTGAAGCATTAAACCTCTATGATTCCCGATATGATTACGAGATGGAGATGGTTCTAAGTCGCTTATCTGACAATTATGTTAAATCTGGGAATGACATTGAACAGATTAATCTAACCGGTTTTAAAGAAGAGATATCTCCCATTTTTCCAGGAGATGTAGATCTTTATGTTATCAACTCAGATAACATCATTGAGAAGACAACATATGATCCTGATATATATTTAAATTTTAATGAATATCCTGAATTTTCCAAATCACTTAATAATATTAGAAATAACTCCAGGTTTGTAGCAGATCAGTGGGTTGACTCAATAAATACTCCCGGATATTATCGAAAGTATGCCTATTTTCCCACTCCTGATCATCGGTATATCCTGGAGATTGGTGTTCATTCAGATGAGTTTTGGCAGGCACGACGCGATGTATTCTCATATGAAAAACTTGGAAGCAGTATTCTTGAGATCAATCCGGATCTTTTGTCCATTTCCTTTTTCAACAAAAAATTAGATCCCATTAGTGAGTTGCCATCTCAAGATCACCCTTCTATCAATTCCTCATTAACCCATTACATAACCATAGAAGATTTGAACTCAACACTTATCTCAGTATTTACTCACAAAGAAGGTCAAATACATGACACAGGATCATATCTGATAGACTTTCAGTATTTCACGATCCGTCGTAATATTACTCCATCTTCATCTGAAATGAGTGTTGCGTCAGTTCTGGTGTATTCACGAGATAATCTGAATCGGTCACTCTCGACCTATCTAATAATTCACATGAGTATTACTCTATTTGCAGTAATCCTCGCTATTTTATTCGCTATATACATATCCGGGCACATTTCCCGTCCGTTAGAGCAGGTAATTGAAGATATAGAGCAGATAGCCCGGGGCGACTATCACCATGGTATAAGGAAGACCGGAGGAACTGATATCGACCGGTTAGGACACAGTGTTGAACTAATGGTCCAGAAGATCCTCTTTGATATCGAAATGATTCAGCGTGGGCACGAGGAAATAGCAGCAGAATTGGTAAGAAGGAAAGAGGCTGAAGAAGCTCTTATAATTGTAAATAATAAACTGAATAATCTGTCCAGTATAACCAGACATGACATTCTTAACCAGGTAACCTGTATCAGAGGATATGCATTCCTTGCTGAAAATAGCACAGATACAGAAGAGAGTGTTATTCATGCCAGACATATTCAACGTATATCATGTCTGATAGAAGAGATGATTGCATTTTCTCGTGATTATCAAACGATTGGGATTTCAGGGTCATCATGGCAAAATCTTGGTCACGTAATCCATAGAGCAATATCTGTTCCCTTTTCGGATCGGATATCACTGGATGTTTCTGGAACAAATATTTTAATTCTTGCTGATCCGCTTTTACAAAAGGTGTTCTATAATCTTGCTGATAATTCCCTTACGCATGGGGGCCCTGGAGGAGAGAGGGTCCACATTTCATTTGAAAAAACTGAAACCTGTGGAATAATAATCTATGAAGATCAGGGGATGGGGATTTCAGACTCAGATAAGGAACTTATTTTTGAGCGTGGATATGGCACAGGGACCGGCCTAGGTCTTTTTTTAATCAGAGAAATCCTCGCAATTACTGGAATGACAATTAAAGAAAACGGGCTACGTGGTTCTGGAGTGAGGTTCGAGATCCATGTTCCTCCAACACAATGGAAGGAAGATTCTAATAATTAA
- a CDS encoding PKD domain-containing protein: MVRTKRRVEVLAVLILLCFIPLIGVADRGFSSQMDAPKILFQSDTTAVSTSAHSAMIAHPSLDQRKQWNSEYLNAPLASVKNSDLKKDLSDSSTMSLLSYITYNATERDQQNCGNGWVWVGTSALEVAHSTQNGVNDRLSVQYLNSKYHNGGKSPYSSSDCACNGGNPGNFVDFYMLSGKYGGNKTVIPWNNTNAAFFDGNVTSTGHSNIDSSLINLTPSYKLTSLDVSRVETLNIPQDSAIKNIKRLLENGKPVMLTFYLPDQNAWNEFDRFWDYGLQDASYFDIDTYAGSTYTSTGGSHMVLVTGYTDNGTAGYWQCLNSWGTSAYRPNGTFYINEYMDYSATYLDYGESLPVTQWETLDTVYNTTVQNITPIDNPNLIADFIVSPESGYPPLNVHFADNSSGGPDSWKWNFGDGGGSIISSPNHTYTQPGHYSISLSIGKSGYSAGTIKENAVTVKFPYVTVSPFPKPDGGNYSVPTDPDGDGRYEDINGNGWLENDDPIVYLKNLQFAQKNEPVTQFDFDGSGFIGYGDIVMLKKMV, from the coding sequence TTGGTACGTACAAAAAGACGAGTGGAGGTTCTGGCTGTTTTAATACTGCTCTGTTTTATTCCACTCATAGGGGTTGCAGATAGAGGTTTCTCTTCCCAGATGGATGCTCCAAAAATTCTATTCCAGTCTGATACAACGGCTGTGTCTACATCTGCTCATTCAGCAATGATTGCTCATCCTTCATTGGATCAACGAAAGCAATGGAATTCAGAGTACCTGAATGCTCCTTTGGCATCAGTGAAAAACAGTGATCTCAAAAAAGATCTTTCCGACTCGTCCACGATGAGCCTTTTAAGTTACATAACATACAATGCAACTGAACGGGATCAACAAAATTGTGGAAATGGCTGGGTATGGGTGGGAACCAGTGCTCTGGAAGTTGCGCATTCTACACAGAACGGTGTAAATGACAGGTTGTCTGTCCAATATCTCAACTCTAAGTATCATAATGGAGGGAAATCTCCGTACTCCTCATCTGATTGTGCATGCAACGGAGGAAATCCTGGAAATTTTGTAGATTTCTATATGTTGAGTGGTAAGTATGGTGGCAATAAAACTGTTATTCCCTGGAACAATACAAATGCTGCATTTTTCGATGGAAATGTTACGTCTACAGGGCATTCGAATATTGACTCCAGTCTTATTAATCTGACTCCTTCATACAAACTTACAAGTCTTGATGTTTCACGTGTTGAAACATTAAATATCCCGCAGGATTCTGCAATAAAAAATATCAAAAGATTGCTGGAAAATGGAAAACCAGTAATGCTTACTTTCTATCTTCCTGACCAGAATGCCTGGAATGAATTCGATCGGTTCTGGGATTATGGGCTACAGGATGCGTCATACTTTGATATTGACACCTATGCAGGAAGTACCTATACCTCAACCGGAGGGAGTCATATGGTTCTGGTTACCGGGTATACTGACAATGGAACAGCAGGATATTGGCAATGCCTGAACAGCTGGGGGACTTCTGCATACAGGCCGAATGGTACATTCTACATAAATGAGTACATGGATTATTCTGCAACATATTTGGATTATGGGGAAAGCCTCCCAGTGACTCAATGGGAGACACTTGATACAGTATATAATACGACAGTACAGAATATCACACCAATTGACAATCCAAACTTGATTGCTGATTTTATTGTCTCTCCTGAAAGTGGATATCCTCCACTTAATGTTCATTTTGCTGATAATTCAAGTGGAGGACCAGACTCCTGGAAATGGAACTTTGGAGATGGAGGTGGCTCTATCATCTCAAGTCCGAACCATACCTATACCCAGCCCGGGCATTATTCTATATCATTGTCTATAGGAAAGTCCGGATATTCTGCAGGGACAATTAAGGAAAATGCTGTAACTGTTAAATTCCCGTATGTCACGGTAAGTCCGTTTCCAAAACCTGATGGAGGAAATTATTCTGTACCAACTGATCCTGATGGAGATGGAAGATACGAGGATATTAATGGGAATGGATGGCTGGAGAATGATGATCCAATAGTATACCTAAAAAATCTTCAGTTTGCACAGAAGAATGAACCAGTTACCCAGTTTGACTTTGACGGGAGTGGTTTCATTGGGTATGGGGATATTGTGATGCTGAAAAAGATGGTGTGA
- a CDS encoding tetratricopeptide repeat protein: MGKRADTVLAATIIREIQRGNPEKALTSIDRFLEKKPGEPALLNLKGVSLDMLGKHTESLSCYEQALLADPSPAIYWNNKGLALQNLGRYNDAELAYREALSRDSESLEASYNLANTLQSLGRFDEALVLYDLALDIRPDHLLALLNKGNALASLKRFEDAIACYLEVLDIRPDYPDAAYNIAHTYEEMGKVKDARDWYSKTLIIDPDYHHATEQLKSL, encoded by the coding sequence ATGGGTAAACGGGCAGATACTGTTCTTGCGGCTACTATTATCCGTGAGATACAGAGGGGAAACCCGGAGAAGGCTCTTACCTCTATTGATCGGTTTCTTGAAAAGAAACCAGGAGAACCTGCTCTCCTAAATCTGAAAGGAGTGTCCCTTGATATGCTCGGGAAGCATACCGAGTCCCTCTCCTGTTATGAACAGGCTCTTTTAGCAGATCCGTCACCAGCAATATACTGGAATAACAAAGGGCTTGCCCTTCAGAACCTTGGCAGATATAATGATGCAGAACTTGCTTACAGAGAGGCTCTTTCAAGGGATTCTGAGTCTCTTGAAGCGTCTTACAACCTGGCAAATACACTTCAGTCTCTCGGGAGATTTGATGAAGCACTTGTTCTTTATGACCTGGCTCTGGATATCAGGCCAGATCATCTCCTTGCACTTCTCAATAAAGGAAATGCCCTGGCATCATTGAAACGGTTTGAAGATGCCATAGCATGTTACTTAGAAGTATTGGATATCAGACCTGACTATCCTGATGCTGCATATAATATTGCTCACACATATGAAGAAATGGGAAAAGTGAAGGATGCAAGGGACTGGTATTCGAAAACCTTAATCATTGATCCCGACTACCATCATGCTACAGAGCAGTTGAAATCTCTGTGA